A portion of the Myripristis murdjan chromosome 13, fMyrMur1.1, whole genome shotgun sequence genome contains these proteins:
- the LOC115369689 gene encoding uncharacterized protein LOC115369689, which yields MSDTLRPPSLQVSVPSDASGYSDGGSNAVSDGSMRSSSSTPTLRRKRFKMRRMRNVPSEKDNEQLQQTGSRLAARTRSGSKEYLQLPSIEITPSSDEDAPSSWSNCSTPSASPRRKRFLLRKWLRVREKKEQGSESRGASETASSYPVYKSKEYIYSLEITHQHAYLIKFIGYTINSQQSSQQSSQQSSHEDDCTRFLTPLIREERSDSAADKIRLKLKSSTFVIGSDSLREISKG from the exons ATGAGTGACACTCTTAGACCCCCTTCTCTTCAGGTGAGTGTCCCAAGTGATGCCTCAGGATACTCAGATGGTGGAAGCAATGCCGTGTCGGACGGCTCCATGCGATCCAGCTCCTCTACCCCAACACTACGTCGCAAACGCTTCAAGATGCGCCGCATGAGGAACGTGCCCAGTGAGAAGGACAacgagcagctgcagcaaacTGGCAGTCGTCTGGCAGCCCGAACCCGCTCCGGCTCCAAGGAGTACCTTCAGCTACCCTCCATTGAGATCACACCATCCAGTGATGAAGACGCACCCTCTTCCTGGTCCAACTGTTCTACACCCAGTGCCTCGCCACGACGCAAACGTTTCCTGTTGAGGAAGTGGCTGAGGGTCCGCGAGAAGAAGGAGCAAGGCAGTGAGAGCAG aggTGCTTCCGAGACAGCAAGCAGCTATCCTGTGTACAAGAGTAAAGAGTATATTTATTCACTTGAGATCACACACCAACATGcttatttgattaaattcatTGGATACACT aTCAA cagccagcagagcagtcagcagagcagccagcagagcagccatgAGGACGACTGCACTCGCTTCTTGACTCCGCTGATCCGAGAGGAGAG GTCTGACAGTGCAGCGGACAAGATCAG GCTCAAGCTCAAAAG CTCCACCTTTGTGATTGGTTCAGATTCCCTAAGGGAAATCAGTAAGGGATAG